A single region of the Anoplolepis gracilipes chromosome 1, ASM4749672v1, whole genome shotgun sequence genome encodes:
- the Tango1 gene encoding uncharacterized protein Tango1 isoform X3: MTEIKSFTNLLFPLVVIIFSIISQCLAALSDKQLCYDPDCSEPISLARTVLAYRANDHEVMSFGINADVKVFSKGAGKRTDLWGVEINGKRGFAPKSFLNEYKILQRNLQYEVPVYKFTGEVRKVEPKKLESTTDEIHKTHPLLKNKLPHNDNEASPRSGNSIDESIVQESQVINVDSITSPYEVIDGTTFYSDNEPSIQPSFVSEVAHATTLLNEQKDSIHSKINSDHKELSDKNIFINNKKLEIQPDANDAGSKLEEIKLFLDNHKEANVEILLESSEALINSTLDTVNKEDTLILDGSIKSEDEASKNLERKEKLENKVEVHNNVGENIEDDKKEEENVESEGIFASLTKTFNILSSSRDITTTESTTIQNDNDIFVATAENNLQISENFEVKNTVVEEHVPTIQIELDSNIDPSLINKEKIEIQQEIIHDSIDNVKVLNEEIKTEEVPVIPLENATSPSDVPLSNNFVHEDAAKELPTIPSTVVDDSSISAKIDISLVENIQIQETSKEEKVTENIKDIVKSFRKESIFDLKETAATKSTSTQSSSNIEQKLSGNDKTYSENTEDVSYKETFVQVIDNKIIHLSPIMETTITENITKEPFSESHTVRENIVIIDEALNHNTADIPLTEKFIVHSSVNKNDNSVKDASSDNVPIEPNEFSNNVTPEILDPEQSLDFNQKEITNQITNFNEVLQNQDLSNGELEHKKDQFVSSVKEDETLPEYDDYINSEDKVLYKNEYNKEENNLKSESKPIPDEIEDKVCSLDECIIEATTEFLEQEEELESEEENLVDVIKLDHNYWKTLMFLCVTAVTVLVFTLGYYYIENIKRDGQLIARINTLEKEQSDLTFYIESIQQKLLSTQNDSFHSEDIATSLKADLVSSQHEKTRLEEQVSVLEKDLENATEAGLELERMLREVLSSNNEINPLAQSVEDLQARLDAQQTANESLTNALNLKAQEIETLSAELGSAKKKCEELEIEFSQTQDELATLRNLKNNIEETLTDKIHNLEEQLDELFVEKSSLYKELKGKEIEVKELMEVINQVKSNNLDLEKLYDVSHIKIDALQLREERDELKIRLSDVEGAHQLLEEHMKLVKEEVTALSDQCKIAEKEKKDAETRLEVLSKFFKEKEAERQKDEAMWLQKQGEVVSTVERIHTMQNEIQNYKQQIEILKREIVDQEREYKNQISALEMKAHEQWVAARQNERRLEESKAEAGQLRNRLTLVEKNLNLNDTDPEVKLHRLEANGETVTSPPLFIGTESSSSPVMFSGSSGVPPPPPPSYLHCFPPYLPPLPPTTSGLPPYDISQRPPPLGGRLSSPPPMPPPPLHPQLPSGGRYENASSPPPPMSPPHLLSSFNHHRSPPPLPFGGDRIPPLPPPGFPPPLGTTHPWGEESLPLPRSSGFHPHQREQRARNHKGRKRFSKVRQFWSTMEGNNPK; encoded by the exons ATGACGGAAATCAAGTCCTTTAcgaatcttttatttcctCTGGTCGTGATAATCTTCTCTATCATATCGCAATGTTTAGCCGCCCTATCTGACAAACAATTATGTTACGACCCAGATTGTTCGG aaccGATTTCGTTAGCCAGAACAGTACTTGCTTACAGAGCAAATGATCATGAGGTAATGTCATTTGGTATTAATGCAGATGTCAAGGTTTTCAGTAAAGGTGCTGGAAAGAGAACTGATTTATGGGGTGTTGAG ATAAATGGTAAACGTGGATTTGCACCTAAGTCATttctaaatgaatataaaatcctGCAACGTAACTTGCAGTATGAAGTGCCTGTTTATAAGTTTACTGGTGAAGTTCGTAAAGTTGAACCCAAGAAACTTGAGTCAACAACAGATGAAATACATAAAACACATCCTCTATTGAAAAATAAGTTGCCTCATAATGATAATGAAGCATCACCAAGATCAGGAAATTCTATAGATGAAAGTATTGTACAGGAATCTCAAGTGATCAATGTAGATAGCATAACATCTCCTTACGAAGTGATAGATGGCACTACATTTTATTCTGACAATGAGCCATCTATACAGCCTAGCTTTGTGTCTGAAGTTGCGCATGCTACTACATTGCTAAATGAACAAAAAGATTCTAttcattctaaaataaattctgatCATAAAGAATTatctgacaaaaatatatttatcaacaatAAGAAATTAGAAATACAACCAGATGCAAATGATGCAGGTAGTAAActtgaagaaattaaattatttctagataATCACAAAGAGGCAAACGTTGAGATACTGTTAGAGAGTTCAGAAGCATTAATCAATTCAACTTTAGATACAGTGAATAAAGAGGACACTTTAATACTTGATGGAAGTATTAAATCTGAAGATGAAGCatctaaaaatttagaacgcaaagaaaaattggaaaataaagTTGAGGTACATAATAACGTTGGAGAAAACATAGAAGACgataagaaagaagaagaaaatgttgAAAGCGAAGGTATATTTGCCTCACttacaaaaacatttaatattttatctagtTCACGAGACATTACAACAACAGAGAGCACCACTATTcaaaatgataatgatatatttgttgCCACAGCTGAGAATAACTTacaaatttcagaaaattttgaagttaaaaataCTGTAGTTGAGGAACATGTTCCAACTATTCAGATAGAATTGGATTCAAACATCGATCCAAgtcttataaataaagaaaagatagaaataCAGCAAGAAATTATACATGATAGTATTGACAATGTAAAGGTTTTGAATGAAGAGATAAAGACAGAAGAAGTACCCGTTATTCCTTTGGAAAACGCTACATCTCCTAGTGACGTGCCTTTAtccaataattttgtacatgaAGATGCTGCCAAAGAATTGCCAACAATACCTTCAACTGTAGTGGATGATAGTTCCATTTCtgcaaaaattgatattagcCTTGtcgaaaatattcaaatacaaGAAAcaagtaaagaagaaaaagttacagaaaatattaaagatatagtTAAGTCTTTTAGAAAAGAATCAATCTTTGATTTGAAAGAAACTGCAGCCACAAAAAGCACTTCTACTCAAAGCAGTAGTAATATTGAACAGAAATTGTCAGGAAATGATAAAACGTATTCAGAAAATACAGAAGATGTTAGTTATAAGGAAACATTTGTCCAagttattgataataaaattattcacttATCACCCATTATGGAAACAACTATTACAGAAAATATCACAAAAGAACCATTCTCTGAGAGCCATACTGTTAGAGAAAATATAGTGATTATAGATGAGGCATTAAATCACAATACTGCAGATATTCCACTTACtgaaaaattcattgtacatagcagtgtaaataaaaatgataattcagTTAAAGATGCTAGCTCGGACAATGTTCCTATAGAACCTAAcgaattttctaataatgttACACCTGAGATTCTTGATCCAGAGCAATCACTAGATTTTAATCAGAAAGAAATCACAAATCAAATAACAAATTTCAATGAAGTTCTGCAGAATCAAGATTTATCAAATGGAGAATTGGAACATAAAAAAGATCAGTTTGTCAGTTCCGTAAAAGAAGACGAAACCTTACCTGAATATGATGATTATATAAACAGTGAAGACAAGGTTTTGtacaaaaatgaatataacaaAGAAGAAAACAACTTGAAGTCAGAATCAAAGCCTATACCAGATGAAATAGaag ATAAAGTTTGCTCACTTGATGAATGCATAATTGAGGCCACAACTGAATTTCTGGAACAA GAAGAAGAATTAGAAAgtgaagaagaaaatttagtTGACGTAATAAAATTGGACCATAATTATTGGAAAACACTGATGTTTTTATGTGTAACAGCTGTTACAGTACTCGTATTTACTCttggatattattatattgag aatattaaaagagatGGGCAACTCATAGCGAGAATTAATACGCTTGAGAAAGAGCAGTCAGACTTAACTTTCTACATAGAATCTATCCAACAAAAG ttACTTTCTACGCAAAATGATTCATTTCATTCTGAAGACATAGCTACATCGTTAAAAGCTGATTTAGTATCATCACAG CACGAAAAGACAAGATTGGAAGAACAGGTATCTGTGTTGGAAAAAGATTTAGAAAATGCAACAGAGGCTGGATTAGAACTCGAACGTATGCTAAGAGAAGTTCTATCGtcgaataatgaaattaatccGCTAGCTCAATCAGTGGAAGACCTTCAAGCAAGATTAGACGCTCAACAAACCGCAAACGAATCCTTGACGAACGCATTAAATCTTAAAGCTCAAGAg attgagACTTTATCAGCAGAGCTTGGTtctgctaaaaaaaaatgtgaggAACTTGAAATAGAATTTTCACAAACTCAAGACGAGCTGGCGACTCTAAGAAATcttaagaataatatagaaGAAACATTAAcagataaaatacataatttagaaGAACAATTAGATGAA tTGTTTGTTGAAAAATCATCATTATATAAAGAGTTAAAAGGCAAAGAAATAGAAGTTAAGGAATTGATGGAAGTCATCAATCAggttaaatcaaataatttggaCTTGGAAAAGTTGTATGATGTAtctcatattaaaattgatgcaTTGCAACTACGTGAAGAAAGAGACGAATTAAAGATACGATTAAGTGATGTTGAAGGCGCTCATCAATTATTAGAAG aACATATGAAACTTGTTAAGGAAGAGGTAACTGCACTAAGTGATCAGTGTAAAATAGCTGAAAAGGAGAAGAAAGATGCAGAAACGCGGCTTGAGGTATTGTCGAagtttttcaaagaaaaagaagctGAACGTCAGAA GGACGAAGCTATGTGGCTACAAAAACAAGGAGAAGTTGTATCGACGGTTGAAAGGATACATACAATGCAAaatgaaatacaaaattataa gcAACAAATAGAAATCTTAAAACGAGAGATCGTAGATCAggaaagagaatataaaaatcaaatatctgCTCTAGAAATGAAAGCACATGAACAATgg GTTGCTGCCCGTCAAAATGAGCGTCGTTTAGAAGAATCGAAAGCCGAAGCCGGTCAATTGCGTAATCGTCTTACTCtcgtagaaaaaaatctaaaccTAAACGATACCGATCCTGAAGTAAAGCTACATc GGTTGGAAGCAAATGGAGAAACAGTGACTTCGCCGCCATTGTTCATAGGAACAGAATCATCCAGCTCTCCAGTAATGTTTAGCGGTTCCTCGGGCGTCCCTCCACCTCCACCGCCTTCTTATCTTCACTGTTTCCCACCATATTTACCACCCTTGCCGCCCACTACCTCCGGTCTACCTCCATATGATATCAGTCAACGTCCTCCACCTCTCGGTGGCAGATTATCGTCACCTCCGCCGATGCCACCGCCACCGTTACATCCTCAACTCCCTTCTGGCGGCAGGTACGAAAACGCCAGTTCTCCACCACCACCGATGTCCCCCCCGCATTTACTTTCATCGTTTAATCATCATAGATCTCCACCACCTCTTCCATTCGGTGGTGATCGCATTCCGCCTCTTCCTCCACCTGGTTTTCCTCCACCTCTCGGAACGACGCATCCTTGGGGGGAAGAATCACTGCCGCTCCCACGCAGTTCTGGTTTCCATCCTCATCAACGAGAGCAACGTGCGCGCAATCATAAAG GACGCAAACGTTTCTCTAAAGTAAGACAGTTTTGGAGTACTATGGAAGGAAATAATCCCAAATAG
- the Tango1 gene encoding uncharacterized protein Tango1 isoform X1, translating into MTEIKSFTNLLFPLVVIIFSIISQCLAALSDKQLCYDPDCSEPISLARTVLAYRANDHEVMSFGINADVKVFSKGAGKRTDLWGVEINGKRGFAPKSFLNEYKILQRNLQYEVPVYKFTGEVRKVEPKKLESTTDEIHKTHPLLKNKLPHNDNEASPRSGNSIDESIVQESQVINVDSITSPYEVIDGTTFYSDNEPSIQPSFVSEVAHATTLLNEQKDSIHSKINSDHKELSDKNIFINNKKLEIQPDANDAGSKLEEIKLFLDNHKEANVEILLESSEALINSTLDTVNKEDTLILDGSIKSEDEASKNLERKEKLENKVEVHNNVGENIEDDKKEEENVESEGIFASLTKTFNILSSSRDITTTESTTIQNDNDIFVATAENNLQISENFEVKNTVVEEHVPTIQIELDSNIDPSLINKEKIEIQQEIIHDSIDNVKVLNEEIKTEEVPVIPLENATSPSDVPLSNNFVHEDAAKELPTIPSTVVDDSSISAKIDISLVENIQIQETSKEEKVTENIKDIVKSFRKESIFDLKETAATKSTSTQSSSNIEQKLSGNDKTYSENTEDVSYKETFVQVIDNKIIHLSPIMETTITENITKEPFSESHTVRENIVIIDEALNHNTADIPLTEKFIVHSSVNKNDNSVKDASSDNVPIEPNEFSNNVTPEILDPEQSLDFNQKEITNQITNFNEVLQNQDLSNGELEHKKDQFVSSVKEDETLPEYDDYINSEDKVLYKNEYNKEENNLKSESKPIPDEIEDKVCSLDECIIEATTEFLEQEEELESEEENLVDVIKLDHNYWKTLMFLCVTAVTVLVFTLGYYYIENIKRDGQLIARINTLEKEQSDLTFYIESIQQKLLSTQNDSFHSEDIATSLKADLVSSQHEKTRLEEQVSVLEKDLENATEAGLELERMLREVLSSNNEINPLAQSVEDLQARLDAQQTANESLTNALNLKAQEIETLSAELGSAKKKCEELEIEFSQTQDELATLRNLKNNIEETLTDKIHNLEEQLDELFVEKSSLYKELKGKEIEVKELMEVINQVKSNNLDLEKLYDVSHIKIDALQLREERDELKIRLSDVEGAHQLLEEHMKLVKEEVTALSDQCKIAEKEKKDAETRLEVLSKFFKEKEAERQKDEAMWLQKQGEVVSTVERIHTMQNEIQNYKKFYFRQQIEILKREIVDQEREYKNQISALEMKAHEQWVAARQNERRLEESKAEAGQLRNRLTLVEKNLNLNDTDPEVKLHRLEANGETVTSPPLFIGTESSSSPVMFSGSSGVPPPPPPSYLHCFPPYLPPLPPTTSGLPPYDISQRPPPLGGRLSSPPPMPPPPLHPQLPSGGRYENASSPPPPMSPPHLLSSFNHHRSPPPLPFGGDRIPPLPPPGFPPPLGTTHPWGEESLPLPRSSGFHPHQREQRARNHKGRKRFSKVRQFWSTMEGNNPK; encoded by the exons ATGACGGAAATCAAGTCCTTTAcgaatcttttatttcctCTGGTCGTGATAATCTTCTCTATCATATCGCAATGTTTAGCCGCCCTATCTGACAAACAATTATGTTACGACCCAGATTGTTCGG aaccGATTTCGTTAGCCAGAACAGTACTTGCTTACAGAGCAAATGATCATGAGGTAATGTCATTTGGTATTAATGCAGATGTCAAGGTTTTCAGTAAAGGTGCTGGAAAGAGAACTGATTTATGGGGTGTTGAG ATAAATGGTAAACGTGGATTTGCACCTAAGTCATttctaaatgaatataaaatcctGCAACGTAACTTGCAGTATGAAGTGCCTGTTTATAAGTTTACTGGTGAAGTTCGTAAAGTTGAACCCAAGAAACTTGAGTCAACAACAGATGAAATACATAAAACACATCCTCTATTGAAAAATAAGTTGCCTCATAATGATAATGAAGCATCACCAAGATCAGGAAATTCTATAGATGAAAGTATTGTACAGGAATCTCAAGTGATCAATGTAGATAGCATAACATCTCCTTACGAAGTGATAGATGGCACTACATTTTATTCTGACAATGAGCCATCTATACAGCCTAGCTTTGTGTCTGAAGTTGCGCATGCTACTACATTGCTAAATGAACAAAAAGATTCTAttcattctaaaataaattctgatCATAAAGAATTatctgacaaaaatatatttatcaacaatAAGAAATTAGAAATACAACCAGATGCAAATGATGCAGGTAGTAAActtgaagaaattaaattatttctagataATCACAAAGAGGCAAACGTTGAGATACTGTTAGAGAGTTCAGAAGCATTAATCAATTCAACTTTAGATACAGTGAATAAAGAGGACACTTTAATACTTGATGGAAGTATTAAATCTGAAGATGAAGCatctaaaaatttagaacgcaaagaaaaattggaaaataaagTTGAGGTACATAATAACGTTGGAGAAAACATAGAAGACgataagaaagaagaagaaaatgttgAAAGCGAAGGTATATTTGCCTCACttacaaaaacatttaatattttatctagtTCACGAGACATTACAACAACAGAGAGCACCACTATTcaaaatgataatgatatatttgttgCCACAGCTGAGAATAACTTacaaatttcagaaaattttgaagttaaaaataCTGTAGTTGAGGAACATGTTCCAACTATTCAGATAGAATTGGATTCAAACATCGATCCAAgtcttataaataaagaaaagatagaaataCAGCAAGAAATTATACATGATAGTATTGACAATGTAAAGGTTTTGAATGAAGAGATAAAGACAGAAGAAGTACCCGTTATTCCTTTGGAAAACGCTACATCTCCTAGTGACGTGCCTTTAtccaataattttgtacatgaAGATGCTGCCAAAGAATTGCCAACAATACCTTCAACTGTAGTGGATGATAGTTCCATTTCtgcaaaaattgatattagcCTTGtcgaaaatattcaaatacaaGAAAcaagtaaagaagaaaaagttacagaaaatattaaagatatagtTAAGTCTTTTAGAAAAGAATCAATCTTTGATTTGAAAGAAACTGCAGCCACAAAAAGCACTTCTACTCAAAGCAGTAGTAATATTGAACAGAAATTGTCAGGAAATGATAAAACGTATTCAGAAAATACAGAAGATGTTAGTTATAAGGAAACATTTGTCCAagttattgataataaaattattcacttATCACCCATTATGGAAACAACTATTACAGAAAATATCACAAAAGAACCATTCTCTGAGAGCCATACTGTTAGAGAAAATATAGTGATTATAGATGAGGCATTAAATCACAATACTGCAGATATTCCACTTACtgaaaaattcattgtacatagcagtgtaaataaaaatgataattcagTTAAAGATGCTAGCTCGGACAATGTTCCTATAGAACCTAAcgaattttctaataatgttACACCTGAGATTCTTGATCCAGAGCAATCACTAGATTTTAATCAGAAAGAAATCACAAATCAAATAACAAATTTCAATGAAGTTCTGCAGAATCAAGATTTATCAAATGGAGAATTGGAACATAAAAAAGATCAGTTTGTCAGTTCCGTAAAAGAAGACGAAACCTTACCTGAATATGATGATTATATAAACAGTGAAGACAAGGTTTTGtacaaaaatgaatataacaaAGAAGAAAACAACTTGAAGTCAGAATCAAAGCCTATACCAGATGAAATAGaag ATAAAGTTTGCTCACTTGATGAATGCATAATTGAGGCCACAACTGAATTTCTGGAACAA GAAGAAGAATTAGAAAgtgaagaagaaaatttagtTGACGTAATAAAATTGGACCATAATTATTGGAAAACACTGATGTTTTTATGTGTAACAGCTGTTACAGTACTCGTATTTACTCttggatattattatattgag aatattaaaagagatGGGCAACTCATAGCGAGAATTAATACGCTTGAGAAAGAGCAGTCAGACTTAACTTTCTACATAGAATCTATCCAACAAAAG ttACTTTCTACGCAAAATGATTCATTTCATTCTGAAGACATAGCTACATCGTTAAAAGCTGATTTAGTATCATCACAG CACGAAAAGACAAGATTGGAAGAACAGGTATCTGTGTTGGAAAAAGATTTAGAAAATGCAACAGAGGCTGGATTAGAACTCGAACGTATGCTAAGAGAAGTTCTATCGtcgaataatgaaattaatccGCTAGCTCAATCAGTGGAAGACCTTCAAGCAAGATTAGACGCTCAACAAACCGCAAACGAATCCTTGACGAACGCATTAAATCTTAAAGCTCAAGAg attgagACTTTATCAGCAGAGCTTGGTtctgctaaaaaaaaatgtgaggAACTTGAAATAGAATTTTCACAAACTCAAGACGAGCTGGCGACTCTAAGAAATcttaagaataatatagaaGAAACATTAAcagataaaatacataatttagaaGAACAATTAGATGAA tTGTTTGTTGAAAAATCATCATTATATAAAGAGTTAAAAGGCAAAGAAATAGAAGTTAAGGAATTGATGGAAGTCATCAATCAggttaaatcaaataatttggaCTTGGAAAAGTTGTATGATGTAtctcatattaaaattgatgcaTTGCAACTACGTGAAGAAAGAGACGAATTAAAGATACGATTAAGTGATGTTGAAGGCGCTCATCAATTATTAGAAG aACATATGAAACTTGTTAAGGAAGAGGTAACTGCACTAAGTGATCAGTGTAAAATAGCTGAAAAGGAGAAGAAAGATGCAGAAACGCGGCTTGAGGTATTGTCGAagtttttcaaagaaaaagaagctGAACGTCAGAA GGACGAAGCTATGTGGCTACAAAAACAAGGAGAAGTTGTATCGACGGTTGAAAGGATACATACAATGCAAaatgaaatacaaaattataa aaaattttatttcaggcAACAAATAGAAATCTTAAAACGAGAGATCGTAGATCAggaaagagaatataaaaatcaaatatctgCTCTAGAAATGAAAGCACATGAACAATgg GTTGCTGCCCGTCAAAATGAGCGTCGTTTAGAAGAATCGAAAGCCGAAGCCGGTCAATTGCGTAATCGTCTTACTCtcgtagaaaaaaatctaaaccTAAACGATACCGATCCTGAAGTAAAGCTACATc GGTTGGAAGCAAATGGAGAAACAGTGACTTCGCCGCCATTGTTCATAGGAACAGAATCATCCAGCTCTCCAGTAATGTTTAGCGGTTCCTCGGGCGTCCCTCCACCTCCACCGCCTTCTTATCTTCACTGTTTCCCACCATATTTACCACCCTTGCCGCCCACTACCTCCGGTCTACCTCCATATGATATCAGTCAACGTCCTCCACCTCTCGGTGGCAGATTATCGTCACCTCCGCCGATGCCACCGCCACCGTTACATCCTCAACTCCCTTCTGGCGGCAGGTACGAAAACGCCAGTTCTCCACCACCACCGATGTCCCCCCCGCATTTACTTTCATCGTTTAATCATCATAGATCTCCACCACCTCTTCCATTCGGTGGTGATCGCATTCCGCCTCTTCCTCCACCTGGTTTTCCTCCACCTCTCGGAACGACGCATCCTTGGGGGGAAGAATCACTGCCGCTCCCACGCAGTTCTGGTTTCCATCCTCATCAACGAGAGCAACGTGCGCGCAATCATAAAG GACGCAAACGTTTCTCTAAAGTAAGACAGTTTTGGAGTACTATGGAAGGAAATAATCCCAAATAG